The following coding sequences lie in one Anomalospiza imberbis isolate Cuckoo-Finch-1a 21T00152 chromosome 17, ASM3175350v1, whole genome shotgun sequence genomic window:
- the LIME1 gene encoding lck-interacting transmembrane adapter 1, with amino-acid sequence MAAASGEGTAGTQLLPAGTALALLGGLVYLGTLCAACKRKSRKKVAPDGVKLVDEALLCQTQLRSFSKSDTKLHELYRVKVRDDVQRPASLDLPGPTAPGGESLHSSGLLHRELPQIPVPEPLATSPTPPDQTYSNLLFTPLRKPVPDAVYECLAVGGEGTPVPPMPAGTQVSPPRAVRGAADYACVHKVKKAVSVDVQDGAVAGPPGAQHCWDGAGSAPKAKLEEMYSTVCKATRKKSQVSASTPRAVKEAGYGWLLPCQQEGAPAAPGPPDPCYESISDRAWTAQARGPNPDYEAVDINWKKAAKQDKPGKPCVPENLYESVADVWAGESRKASARTAANGLEVYITNL; translated from the exons ATGGCTGCAGCCAGCGGCGAGGGGACAGCAGgcacccagctcctgccagctggcactgccctggccctgctcggTGGCCTGGTCTACCTGGGCACCCTGTGTGCTGCCTGCAAACG gaagagcaggaagaaGGTTGCTCCAGACGGGGTGAAGCTCGTGGATGAG gccctgctctgccagacGCAGCTGCGGTCATTCAGCAAGTCGGACACGAAGCTGCACGAGCTGTACCGGGTGAAGGTCAGAGACGACG TCCAGCGTCCAGCCAGCCTGGATCTCCCCGGTCCCACGGCCCCTGGAGGCGAATCTCTGCACAGCTCTGGCCTCCTGCACCGTGAGCTGCCCCAGATCCCTGTCCCTGAGCCCCTGGCCACTTCCCCAACCCCCCCCGACCAGACCTACTCCAACCTGCTCTTCACCCCGCTGCGGAAACCAGTGCCAGACGCTGTCTATGAGTGCCTGGCAGTGGGGGGGGAGGGCACCCCGGTGCCCCCCATGCCAGCTGGcacccaggtgtcccctccACGGGCTGTGCGTGGGGCAGCCGATTATGCCTGTGTCCATAAAGTGAAGAAGGCGGTGTCGGTGGACGTGCAGGATGGGGCTGTGGCAGGACCccctggagcacagcactgctgggatgGTGCAGGCAGTGCCCCTAAGGCCAAG CTGGAGGAGATGTACTCGACGGTGTGCAAAGCCACCAGGAAGAAATCGCAGGTCTCTGCATCAACCCCGAGGGCTGTGAAGGAGGCAGGGTATGGGTGGCTGCTCCCCTGCCAGCAGGAGGgggccccagcagccccaggtcccCCTGACCCCTGTTACGAGTCCATCAGCGACAGAGCATGGACTGCTCAGGCCCGTGGCCCCAACCCTGACTATGAGGCTGTGGACATTAACTGGAAGAAGGCAGCAAAACAGGACAAGCCGGGGAAGCCCTGCGTCCCCGAGAACCTGTACGAGAGTGTGGCGGACGTCTGGGCAGGGGAGTCCCGGAAAGCCTCTGCCCGGACGGCGGCCAACGGGCTGGAGGTTTACATCACCAACCTATAG
- the SLC2A4RG gene encoding SLC2A4 regulator, with protein sequence MWDVGAATLELRCQEGVRSSPGSVEIPAGSLLMLSRWVMVLAAAARGDLESAKELLAGSHCDPLGSTWDLPQGDPRSGWQAPTTALPGGTDPAPQTQLAIPPRPRGSLRNPLLGDPCCPLPSLPQAPLGSEGWLEESPPRQDPASQEAMLRVLDAGLERCLALHSAVQCIPVPRHRKLSGKAGIDEVMAAAVLTSLSASPLVLGHQPATHGPEPGSEVWKEAPAMSSSCSSSNTSGDWSWDPSSDRSTPSTPSPPLSSHVPSTFLPGPLPDEGPDEPDSTHFVFGEPTPRKRKNSTKVMFKCLWKSCGKVLSSSSGMQKHIRTMHLGRKADLEQSDGEEDFYYTELDMDVDALTDGLSSLTPVSPTSSVPPAFPGPEAPLPILDLALASPCSPPGPPGRCHVHTDHAYQGCRTPPRPPVSPTVPTPPPPKPPAVPRRPRGEAKKCRKVYGMEHREMWCTACRWKKACQRFLD encoded by the exons ATGTGGGATGTGGGTGCCGCCACCTTAGAGCTGCGTTGCCAGGAGGGTGTCAGGTCGTCTCCTGGCTCTGTGGAGATCCCTGCCGGATCCCTGCTGATGCTCAGCCGGTGGGTGatggtgctggcagcagcagcacggggGGATCTGGAGAGTGCTAAGGAACTCCTGGCTGGATCCCACTGCGACCCGTTGGGATCCACTTGGGATTTACCCCAGGGGGACCCACGGAGTGGCTGGCAGGCtcccaccacagccctgcccggAGGCACTGATccagccccccaaacccagctcgCCATCCCACCGAGGCCGCGGGGATCCCTGCGGAATCCACTGCTCGGGGATCCCTGCTGCCCGCTGCCGTCTCTCCCGCAGGCTCCGCTGGGATCCGAGGGCTGGCTGGAGGAGTCGCCGCCGCGCCAGGACCCGGCCAGCCAGGAGGCCATGCTGCGGGTGCTGGACGCGGGGCTGGAGCGCTGCCTGGCGCTGCACTCGGCCGTGCAGTGCATCCCCGTGCCCCGGCACAG GAAGCTCTCGGGCAAGGCGGGCATTGATGAGGTGATGGCAGCCGCGGTGCTCACCAGCCTCTCTGCCAGCCCGCTGGTTCTCGGGCACCAACCGGCCACTCATGGCCCAG AGCCTGGCAGCGAGGTCTGGAAGGAGGCTCCTGCCAtgtcctccagctgcagcagcagcaacaccaGCGGGGACTGGAGCTGGGACCCGTCCAGCGACCGATCCACCCCCTCCACCCCCTCACCCCCCCTCTCCAGCCACGTCCCCAGCACCTTCTTGCCTGGCCCACTGCCGGATGAGGGCCCTGATGAGCCTGACAGCACCCACTTCGTCTTTGGAGAGCCCACCCCACGGAAGAGGAAG AACTCCACCAAGGTGATGTTCAAGTGCTTGTGGAAGAGCTGCGGCAAagtcctcagcagctcctcagggatgCAGAAGCACATCCGAACCATGCACCTTGG CAGGAAAGCCGACCTGGAGCAGAGTGATGGCGAGGAGGATTTCTACTACACGGAGCTGGACATGGACGTGGACGCGCTGACTGACGGGCTCTCCAGCCTCACCCCGGTCTCTCCCACCTCCTCGGTGCCTCCCGCCTTTCCCGGCCCCGAGGCTCCTCTGCCGATCCTCGACCTGGCCCTGGcctccccctgcagccccccgggcccccccggCCGCTGCCACGTCCACACTGACCACGCGTACCAG GGCTGCCGGACCCCGCCACGGCCACCGGtgtcccccactgtccccacccCGCCACCACCCAAGCCACCGGCCGTGCCCAG GCGGCCGCGCGGGGAGGCCAAGAAGTGCCGCAAGGTGTACGGCATGGAGCACCGGGAGATGTGGTGCACGGCGTGCCGCTGGAAGAAGGCCTGCCAGCGCTTCCTCGACTGA